From the genome of candidate division TA06 bacterium:
CTTCCTGTGCTTTGTCAAATAGTTCCTTGCTGATAAGTGGCACATGGCTCCCCATATATTTTTTCCCGCCCCAAGTAAATACTCCATAGTAAACTGTGTTATGCAGCATCCTGTGAATTGAACTCTTGTCAGCCATTTGCTTGCCCCGGCTTCGGAATCCTTCCTTATAGAGTGTCTGGGAAACCATTTTTATAGAGTTTGACCCCGACGCTACCATTTCAAATGCCCGCCTTACATAGGGAGCGAGGTCATGGTCGATTTCAATCGTTTTAAGTTTAAGGTTGTTGACATAACCTATAGGAGCATAGGATGGATAAAGACCCTGCTCGGCTTTTTCTGTCTGACCAATGCTGGCTCTTTTAGAAGTGTCAAGGGATGACTTTTTGGCCACGGCAACTTCAATGTCCAGCATAAAGATGTCATCAGAGCCAGAATCTTTGTTTATTAATTTATTAGACCGGGAGAAATGGATTGTCTTGCCATAGAATTTAATCAGGTCGTTTACTTTCATTTTATCTAAATCGTTCCTGGTCATCCTGTCGGCAATGTCAAATATGATATGCTCAATCTCCGGGTGTTTTTTGGCATAGTCAATCATCAGGTTGAACGAAGTCCGAGAGACGCTCCAGGCGGACTCGGACACCTTCCATCTTTTGACGATTTCCAAGCCCTTCCGTTTGGCATATTCAAGCCCCAGCTTCTCCTGGGCGTCCAAAGAGAAACCTTCCATTTCTTGCTCTTTGGTGGAAACCCTGACATATAGGAGCGCCTTGTTCATGCTTTCACCTTCTTGCCTTTCTGGGCCAGGAATTTCTCAATATGGTAGCGTTGGATTGGTCTGGGCATAGCTTTACCATTGAACCATCTGTTGATGGTTGGAAATGAGACTTCCAGGAGCTGGGCCAGCTGTTGCTGCGTTATTCTGTTTTCCAGCCTGAAAATATTGAGTTCTTCAATTAATTTATCCATATATCACATTATATCATATTATATCGTTTAACACAAGAGGTATTAACAGCTAATTTGTGGCACTGTCCGGATTGTTGTATTTCCGGGCCAGGTAAAAGCAATACTCGTGGAGATTAACCATGTTGTCAATGCACTCCTCGGCATCAGCGTGGGTTAACTTCACATCCGAATAGGGTTGCAAGACCAAAATAGTTTGGTCTAACAACTCTATAGAATATTTATGTGGTGAATGGCTTTCGGACATAACGTTGGACTTAGGTTTTACCTCGATATCATTTAATTACCAGGTTAGTGACAATTGTATATTTCCTGTTTTCCATCTTTGACCATCGCCGGGGGTCATTATTATCGGCCTCAATTGTTCTGTCTACGATTTCCCGAGCCCGCCGTTGGCTTAAAAACACAGTTGGATTACCACCCCGGCCCAATAACCAGTCTCTGCCCATCCGCAGATACTCACGCAACATTTCCCCGCTGGGTCGCCTGGCTTCAACAAGAACGATATAGCCTCGTTGCATTACTTGATGGTCGCCTTTCATAAATTCTCCTTTTTGAAGCGCAGTCAATTGCGGGCACCCGAATGTTATAAGTTATTGCTGACAATACCATTGGTAATTGATATTTATAATAGTGCTTCAACAAAGATTCTTACGGTGGTTCGGCATTGCTATTGAATTATGGTGTTAGGCCGAGATTAACATTGTCGTTGTTTGGTCGTCTATTTGTGTTATTCTGTCGGTCACTCGAGCGATTCTTTAACGAAGTAATTGTATATTTACTGTTTGTCAGCGCTGGCTTTCCAGCAATAGTGAGACACTCGTGGTTCATCAAAACTGATTTAGTATCATCCTTTAATGTGCACAAAATCCTGCGCCATTGTATTCCAGTGCTGTTCTGCTTTATGAAAAGCAATACTTTTAGAAGGAGCTGTCTGGGATTTGCCAGATATTCTTTGCGCCAAACCACGAAGCATTTTTTCCCTACAATATCACAGTCGGCTATTCTTTCAGCCTCATAGTTCGGCCTGCTATGTGTCATAACTTCTATGACCAATTTATTATTACCAATGACCGTAAAATCTGGAGTTATGCTTTTACCAGAAGGTAATATATAGCTTCTATTCTTTTTGTTACTTGTGAATTCAATGACCTGATGCCCAAGAAAATTCTGGAATTCTCTCTCAAAAGAATTTGGTTCTTTAAAAAGTTTCCCTTGAAGGCGTATCTTCTGTATCCTTATTTTGTGCCTTTCCTTTTGTCCTGGTCTCGCCCATAAAGCCGGGGCTCCTCTAATGCCGCCCATAGAAGAAAGATTCGGATATTTTTCGATTGCTTTCTGATGCCCCACCTTAGCACATTCTGTTCTCTCCTCTTTCGTTCTGGAATTGTTTACAGTAACGATTGTCTTTTTTATGGCTTTCTTATGCTCACTGGACATGGTTGAACCAAAACGAGCAGCATATTCTTTACGTTTTCTAATGCCCATATTATGCAACCCCGGACATAAGGCTATGTGTGATTGCTGGATGGTGCCAAATGTCCTGCCACACCCGGCACATTGTATTGTTGACCCAAGAACTCTTTCTGTCATTTTAAACTCCTTTGTTAAGGTTAGTGAGGACATCATGGTCAGGTCGGTATTTGCGCTGCATTTACTCACACTTACTCTTTGTTATCATCCAGGCTCTTTATCCCAGGCATCTTACGGTCATCCCGTAAGTTCAGACTATATCATCATCCTGCTATTTTGCAGGAGCTTTGCGCTCGTGTGGATTTCGACCACTGGGTCTTTGGTCTACTTTCCTTAGTCGTTGAACCTTCCAGACATTACTGCCTGGCTTGGCTGCTGATTCCCCTACGCTATTGCGTATTCGGGGTTCCAGCAATTCACAAAGTTTATTAGTAAAGAGGTTACCCTCTTAGCAGCCCATGAGAGCCCAGGCTGCACGGAGACAATGTCGTTCGCTATCAGAGTGGGCCACACCCTGCGAACGGTCGGGAACAGGTATTTGACGTAGGTCGCCAAATCCCCGGTGGTCGTGGAATCCTCTTGCAGCTTCTTCAGCTGGCCTTCCGATGACCGTGCCTGGTTCTCGAACAGAAGAGCCATCGTCCGCTGTTTGGACGGTGACCATGAACTCTCCATTAGGGGAGTCCATTTCTTCTGACAATAGCCGACATAGCCCTCGTCAGTCAGGGGATTCACAAATGGATTCAGTTTTCTTTGTTCCATGATTGTGATTCCTTGTTATTGTTGTTTGGGTTTAATAGGTATGAACGCTTACTTTTTGCCGCCCGAAAGAGCTAACACTTCGTTCACGTCCACGCCTATGGTTTTGAGTTCCTCGTTGAGTGCTTCCGCTTGCCCGGATTCCTGGGTATTATCTTTTCCGGATTCGTCCAAGGCGTTGTTATCGCTCTCCGGCCTTAGTCCCCGCTTCAGGCCGTCGCCGATTCTCTTGAACTCCTCCGAAGGGGTCTTCTGGGATTCGATGAGGTCATCCACCTTCTCCTTGGTGTCCGGTTGCTGCTGTTCGAACATCTTCCGGATTCTGGTTGCCCTCGGATTGCCGTTGAGCTTCTGCTCCATGTAGTCTCTCAGCCCTAAGTCCTGAAACAGAGATACAGTCCGCTTTTGAGGCGGCAGCACAATTATAACTTTGCCCCTTCATTTAAATTCTGCGTGAGATTCATTTCCACATTCATTTTTTCAACACTTTTCTAACACATTGCGTTTTTGCGAGATAGACCGACAAAAAAAGACAGGAAAATGAA
Proteins encoded in this window:
- a CDS encoding helix-turn-helix transcriptional regulator, which gives rise to MDKLIEELNIFRLENRITQQQLAQLLEVSFPTINRWFNGKAMPRPIQRYHIEKFLAQKGKKVKA